One window from the genome of Micromonospora aurantiaca ATCC 27029 encodes:
- a CDS encoding FAD-dependent monooxygenase, with amino-acid sequence MNADVVIVGAGPTGLMLAAELRLAGVRPLLLERQPQRRDTPKAGGLGGQILELLRYRGLLERFEAACPGPGLAPRFPFGGVHLDLTQLPDPPLHALPLPQPLLERLLDERTGELGVDVQRGHEVIGVSQDEAAVTVEVRGPDGPYRINARYLVGCDGARSRIRDWAGIGFPGTTYPEVNRLAQVTLPDTVTVLGNGDLDVSSPRFDGAVVTCCRLAQGWR; translated from the coding sequence ATGAACGCCGACGTGGTCATTGTGGGCGCCGGTCCGACCGGGCTGATGCTAGCCGCTGAGCTGCGTCTGGCCGGTGTGCGACCGCTGCTGCTGGAGCGGCAGCCGCAGCGCCGGGACACCCCCAAGGCCGGTGGTCTCGGCGGGCAAATCCTGGAGCTGCTGCGCTACCGGGGCTTACTGGAACGCTTCGAAGCCGCCTGCCCCGGCCCCGGCCTCGCCCCCCGGTTCCCGTTCGGCGGCGTGCACCTGGACCTCACCCAGCTGCCGGATCCCCCGCTGCACGCCCTGCCGCTGCCGCAACCGCTGCTGGAGCGGCTGCTCGATGAACGCACCGGCGAACTCGGTGTCGACGTCCAACGTGGGCACGAGGTGATCGGGGTAAGCCAGGACGAGGCCGCGGTGACCGTGGAGGTGCGGGGCCCGGACGGGCCGTACCGGATCAACGCCCGCTACCTGGTGGGCTGCGACGGCGCGCGCAGCCGCATCCGCGACTGGGCTGGCATTGGCTTCCCCGGCACCACCTATCCGGAGGTCAACCGGCTGGCCCAGGTCACCCTGCCCGACACGGTGACCGTGCTCGGCAACGGCGATCTCGACGTGAGTTCCCCCCGCTTTGATGGAGCGGTGGTTACCTGCTGCCGGCTGGCGCAGGGGTGGCGATAG
- a CDS encoding TetR/AcrR family transcriptional regulator produces MTDTPATPRRRGAARTEELLRVTLDLAAEVGYAGLSIEAVARRAGVGKHTIYRRWPSIAALLLDALSLVWTSDLDYRNAGDVRADLREQFLRSSLALSSPPIGPVYRGVIAEAQADSTLRATLHERFLATVEQSTLDRITRAQRAGELAPGADLEFAAEVLCGTLYYRWLLSTRPIDENAVDGLLDMFMAAYGTSTRCSDHERC; encoded by the coding sequence ATGACCGACACGCCTGCCACGCCACGGCGCCGAGGCGCTGCGCGCACTGAAGAACTGCTGCGAGTGACCCTCGATCTGGCCGCGGAGGTCGGTTACGCGGGACTGAGCATCGAGGCGGTCGCCAGGCGGGCCGGGGTCGGAAAGCACACGATCTACCGGCGTTGGCCGTCCATCGCGGCGCTGCTGCTCGACGCGCTCAGCCTCGTGTGGACCAGCGATCTGGACTACCGCAACGCCGGGGACGTCCGTGCGGATTTGCGCGAACAGTTCCTACGCTCAAGCCTGGCCCTATCCAGCCCGCCGATCGGCCCCGTCTACCGTGGAGTCATCGCCGAGGCGCAGGCCGATTCCACGCTACGGGCGACCCTGCACGAACGGTTCCTGGCCACCGTCGAGCAGAGCACCCTCGACCGGATCACCCGCGCTCAGCGCGCCGGTGAACTCGCCCCAGGAGCGGACCTGGAATTCGCCGCCGAGGTGCTATGCGGCACTCTCTACTACCGCTGGCTGCTGTCAACCCGCCCCATCGACGAGAACGCGGTCGACGGACTGCTGGACATGTTCATGGCCGCGTACGGCACATCAACTCGTTGCAGTGACCATGAGCGTTGTTGA
- a CDS encoding IS110 family transposase: MAAKKRSVIGGVDTHRDTHHAAIIDSTGGLLADAEFPATSDGYADLLAWMRSFGRLVAVGVEGTGSYGAGLARHLGSRKVPVVEVDRPDRRTRRAKGKSDPIDAIAAARATLAGTAMGIPKTRTGPVEAIRALRVARHGAVKARTAAINQMRGLVAAAPEALRAELTKLSAAVLVNRCAILTTDMSRLHDPEQATATALAGLARRVKALTEEIHALDRQLTPLVRRTAPRTSALFGVGTDVAAQLLTTAGDNPDRLHSEAALAHLCGAAPIPASSGRVRRHRLHRGGDRGANHALHTIALCRLRYDERTRAYQRRRITEGLSKQEILRCLKRYIVRDVYTALRADFAALTT, from the coding sequence ATGGCAGCGAAGAAGCGATCGGTCATCGGTGGTGTCGACACCCACCGCGATACCCACCACGCGGCGATCATCGACAGCACCGGCGGGCTCCTGGCGGATGCAGAGTTCCCCGCGACCAGCGACGGCTACGCGGACCTGCTGGCCTGGATGCGGTCCTTCGGTCGCCTGGTAGCGGTCGGGGTCGAGGGCACTGGTAGCTACGGTGCTGGTCTCGCCCGTCACCTGGGCAGCCGCAAGGTACCCGTGGTCGAGGTAGACCGTCCGGACCGCAGGACCCGCCGGGCCAAGGGCAAGTCCGACCCCATCGACGCCATCGCCGCAGCCAGGGCCACCCTCGCCGGCACGGCCATGGGCATCCCGAAGACCCGTACCGGTCCGGTCGAGGCCATCCGCGCCCTACGGGTCGCCCGCCACGGCGCGGTCAAGGCCCGCACCGCCGCGATCAACCAGATGCGGGGCCTGGTCGCCGCTGCCCCGGAAGCACTCCGGGCTGAGCTGACCAAACTCAGCGCCGCTGTTCTGGTCAACCGCTGCGCCATCCTCACCACCGACATGAGCCGACTCCACGACCCGGAACAAGCCACCGCTACCGCGCTGGCCGGGCTCGCGCGACGAGTGAAGGCTCTGACCGAGGAGATCCATGCTCTCGACCGGCAACTGACACCGCTGGTCCGCCGGACCGCACCTCGCACCAGCGCCCTGTTCGGCGTCGGCACCGACGTCGCCGCCCAACTCCTGACCACTGCCGGCGACAACCCCGACCGGCTCCACTCCGAGGCCGCCCTCGCCCACCTCTGCGGAGCGGCACCCATCCCCGCCAGCTCCGGACGGGTGCGCCGCCACCGCCTCCACCGAGGAGGCGACCGCGGCGCCAACCACGCCCTGCACACCATCGCCCTCTGCCGCCTGCGCTACGACGAACGCACCCGCGCCTACCAGCGACGACGCATCACCGAAGGCCTCAGCAAACAAGAGATCCTGCGCTGCCTCAAGCGCTACATCGTCCGAGACGTCTACACCGCCCTCCGCGCAGACTTCGCCGCCCTGACCACTTGA
- a CDS encoding glycosyltransferase family 2 protein, with protein sequence MSLPTNPPALSVVMPTYQDPQCLALTLRALTRQTLPPERFEVIVVRDGGSSDGYAEALAEGAGLRLRVLELAERKGRSVARNEGARRACASLLVFLDADSWAVPDLLERHLAWHSVPGNAAVLIGRRDEIGLADLPAVLAGESHAVARAFPHGGDLRFATGLPDDGGEWLRAGWVIAYTHNISLTSAHFAQVGGYREAFGLSYGVEDVELFYRVDRSLPDGVNFGYDDDARVVHLPHHKNITRNWMEMKANFQQAARLYPCLEWEFLTAVMGYEAIRRILHYRALIDECVERSACAIGPAAARLAGQVRGHRTLWIGTGRADSGLPTSALTYDYAAPIGRTNFHLLGVAPPMPPGSLDAVISVDFWRYLLWPELCQFISASLLLAGEVHLVATADSTPGMCAADPQTLDYLRQAQAAACAAELRAVEGLGHVLILRPLRPAPGAARRVPAQTAARARPAALVPGRSTTRG encoded by the coding sequence ATGTCGCTGCCCACCAACCCTCCGGCGCTGAGCGTGGTGATGCCGACCTACCAGGATCCGCAGTGCCTCGCGCTGACCCTCAGGGCGCTGACCCGGCAGACGCTGCCGCCGGAACGCTTCGAGGTGATCGTGGTCCGGGACGGTGGCTCGTCCGACGGGTACGCCGAGGCGCTCGCCGAGGGTGCCGGTCTCCGCCTGCGCGTGCTGGAACTCGCCGAGCGCAAGGGCCGCTCCGTCGCCCGCAACGAGGGGGCGCGCCGTGCCTGCGCATCTCTGCTGGTCTTCCTCGACGCCGACTCGTGGGCGGTGCCCGACCTGCTGGAGCGGCACCTCGCCTGGCACAGCGTGCCCGGCAACGCGGCGGTGCTGATCGGCCGGCGGGACGAGATCGGCCTCGCTGACCTGCCGGCAGTGCTGGCCGGGGAGTCGCACGCGGTCGCACGCGCCTTCCCGCACGGCGGCGACCTGCGGTTCGCCACGGGGCTTCCCGACGACGGGGGCGAGTGGCTCCGGGCCGGCTGGGTCATCGCCTACACGCACAACATCTCGCTGACCAGCGCTCACTTCGCGCAGGTCGGTGGTTACCGCGAGGCGTTCGGTCTGAGCTACGGCGTGGAGGACGTCGAGTTGTTCTACCGCGTCGACCGCAGCCTCCCCGACGGCGTCAACTTCGGCTACGACGACGACGCCCGGGTCGTCCACCTGCCGCACCACAAGAACATCACCCGCAACTGGATGGAGATGAAGGCCAACTTCCAGCAGGCGGCCCGGCTCTATCCGTGCCTGGAGTGGGAGTTCCTTACCGCCGTCATGGGGTACGAGGCGATCCGGCGCATCCTGCACTATCGCGCGCTCATCGACGAGTGCGTCGAGCGGTCGGCCTGCGCCATCGGGCCCGCCGCCGCGCGCCTCGCCGGCCAGGTGCGGGGGCACCGCACGCTCTGGATCGGCACCGGCCGCGCCGATTCCGGGTTGCCCACCTCGGCGTTGACCTACGACTACGCCGCACCCATCGGGCGGACCAACTTCCACCTGCTCGGCGTCGCCCCGCCCATGCCGCCGGGCAGCCTGGACGCGGTGATCAGCGTGGACTTCTGGCGGTACCTGCTGTGGCCGGAACTCTGCCAGTTCATCTCGGCCTCGCTGCTGCTGGCCGGCGAGGTCCACCTGGTCGCCACCGCCGACTCGACGCCGGGGATGTGCGCCGCCGACCCGCAGACGCTGGACTACCTGCGCCAGGCGCAGGCCGCGGCCTGCGCGGCCGAGCTGCGCGCGGTCGAGGGGCTCGGCCACGTACTGATCCTGCGGCCCCTCCGACCCGCGCCCGGCGCCGCGCGCCGGGTACCCGCTCAGACCGCCGCCAGAGCGCGACCCGCTGCCCTGGTGCCGGGGCGCTCCACGACGCGGGGATAG
- a CDS encoding IS3 family transposase encodes MRFIHEHRDQFAVALLLRVLNIGASTYYAWVKQVEQPCDRDVVDLGLVSNIHEIWETSGRTYGADRVHRQLRRDGIRVGRKRVERLMAQQGWQGAFLRRGWRGGSTKQDPRHTPAPDLVNRQFTADGPNRLWVADATRIPCGEGVFWLAAVRDAFSRRIVGWKTSDRCDTDLILAALEYGIWSRDVRDGQLIHHSDRGSNYTSFRFAERLQDNGILPSMGSVGDSYDNALMENFWSTLKIELVYRTSWRTRDEAENAIFAYIDGWYNTRRIQKELDYLSPNEYETAWHTRQTQPAEPPIATPAPAGSR; translated from the coding sequence ATGAGGTTCATCCACGAACACCGTGACCAGTTCGCGGTCGCGCTCCTGCTACGGGTCCTCAACATCGGCGCCTCGACCTACTACGCGTGGGTGAAGCAGGTCGAGCAGCCCTGCGACCGCGACGTGGTCGACCTGGGTCTGGTCTCCAACATCCACGAGATCTGGGAGACATCGGGGCGCACCTACGGCGCTGACCGGGTCCACCGGCAGCTACGCCGTGACGGCATCCGCGTGGGCCGTAAGCGGGTCGAGCGGTTGATGGCGCAGCAGGGCTGGCAGGGCGCGTTCCTGCGTCGAGGCTGGCGCGGCGGCTCCACGAAGCAGGATCCCCGGCACACGCCGGCGCCGGATCTGGTCAACCGGCAGTTCACCGCCGACGGGCCGAACCGGCTCTGGGTCGCCGACGCCACCCGCATCCCCTGCGGTGAGGGCGTGTTCTGGTTGGCTGCGGTCCGCGATGCGTTCTCCCGCCGGATCGTTGGGTGGAAGACCTCCGACCGCTGCGACACCGACCTGATCCTCGCCGCCCTCGAATACGGCATCTGGTCGCGCGACGTCCGCGACGGCCAGTTGATCCACCACTCAGATCGCGGGTCGAACTACACGTCGTTTCGCTTCGCGGAACGCTTACAGGACAACGGGATCCTGCCCTCGATGGGATCCGTCGGCGACTCCTACGACAACGCGCTGATGGAGAACTTCTGGTCGACGTTGAAGATCGAACTCGTCTACCGCACGAGCTGGCGGACCCGCGACGAGGCCGAGAACGCGATCTTCGCCTACATCGACGGCTGGTACAACACCCGCCGCATCCAGAAGGAACTGGACTACCTCAGCCCGAACGAGTACGAGACCGCCTGGCACACCCGCCAGACGCAACCAGCCGAGCCACCTATCGCCACCCCTGCGCCAGCCGGCAGCAGGTAA
- the der gene encoding ribosome biogenesis GTPase Der, with translation MSEDFEGWVELREPEADSGEPTGPQPVVAVVGRPNVGKSTLVNRIIGRRQAVVEDIPGVTRDRVPYDAQWNGRAFTVVDTGGWEPDAKDRAAAIAAQAEIAVVTADVVLFVVDAMVGSTDVDEAAVKMLRRSAKPVILVANKADNTTIEMEATSLWSLGLGEPFPVSALHGRGSGDLLDAILDALPEAPKIVENRPRGPRRVALVGRPNVGKSSLLNRFSGEERAVVDSVAGTTVDPVDSLVEIGGETWQLVDTAGLRKRVGKASGTEYYASLRTASAIEAAEVAVVLIDSSEVISEQDQRILTMVVESGRALVIAFNKWDLVDGDRRYYLDKEIDRELRRIPWAIRLNLSAKTGRAVDKLAPALRKALASWETRIPTAQLNQWLTALVQATPHPVRGGRAPRILFATQAGAAPPRFVLFTTGPLDAGYQRFVERKLREEFGYEGSPIEISVRPRKKLGPGGRGKAHG, from the coding sequence GTGAGCGAGGACTTCGAAGGCTGGGTGGAGTTGCGCGAGCCGGAGGCCGACTCCGGTGAGCCGACCGGCCCGCAGCCGGTGGTGGCAGTGGTCGGCCGCCCCAACGTCGGCAAGTCCACGCTCGTCAACCGCATCATCGGCCGTCGGCAGGCGGTCGTGGAGGACATCCCCGGCGTGACCCGGGACCGGGTGCCCTACGACGCGCAGTGGAACGGCCGGGCGTTCACAGTCGTGGACACCGGCGGCTGGGAACCCGACGCCAAGGACCGTGCCGCGGCCATCGCCGCCCAGGCCGAGATCGCGGTGGTCACCGCCGACGTGGTGCTGTTCGTGGTGGACGCCATGGTCGGCTCGACCGACGTGGACGAGGCCGCGGTGAAGATGCTGCGCCGCAGCGCCAAGCCGGTCATCCTGGTCGCGAACAAGGCCGACAACACCACCATCGAGATGGAGGCGACCTCGCTGTGGTCGCTCGGCCTCGGTGAGCCGTTCCCGGTGTCGGCGCTGCACGGCCGCGGCTCCGGCGACCTGCTCGACGCCATCCTGGACGCGCTACCCGAGGCGCCGAAGATCGTGGAGAACCGGCCGCGCGGCCCGCGCCGGGTAGCCCTGGTCGGCCGCCCCAACGTCGGCAAGTCCAGCCTGCTCAACCGCTTCTCCGGCGAGGAGCGGGCGGTCGTCGACTCGGTCGCGGGCACCACAGTCGACCCGGTCGACAGCCTGGTCGAGATCGGCGGCGAGACGTGGCAGCTGGTCGACACCGCCGGTCTACGCAAGCGGGTCGGCAAGGCCAGCGGCACCGAGTACTACGCCAGCCTGCGCACCGCCTCGGCGATCGAGGCGGCCGAGGTCGCCGTGGTGCTGATCGACTCCAGCGAGGTGATCAGCGAGCAGGACCAGCGGATCCTCACCATGGTCGTCGAGTCCGGCCGGGCGCTGGTCATCGCGTTCAACAAGTGGGACCTGGTCGACGGTGACCGCCGCTACTACCTGGACAAGGAGATCGACCGGGAGCTGCGACGCATCCCCTGGGCGATCCGGCTGAACCTGTCCGCGAAGACCGGCCGCGCCGTCGACAAGCTCGCGCCCGCGCTGCGCAAGGCCCTGGCTAGCTGGGAGACGCGCATCCCGACCGCGCAGCTCAACCAGTGGCTCACCGCGCTGGTCCAGGCCACCCCGCACCCGGTACGCGGCGGACGCGCGCCACGCATCCTGTTCGCCACCCAGGCCGGGGCGGCGCCGCCGCGGTTCGTGCTGTTCACCACCGGGCCGCTGGACGCCGGCTACCAGCGCTTCGTCGAGCGCAAGCTCCGCGAGGAGTTCGGCTACGAGGGCAGCCCGATCGAGATCTCGGTACGCCCGCGCAAGAAGCTCGGCCCCGGCGGCCGAGGCAAGGCCCACGGCTGA
- a CDS encoding tetratricopeptide repeat protein: protein MWLSTVVIALATALAPEVSKLLETERASRARRRELLEARKAKAEDVLAAERGARAALPTVAQCNPRRLGVHSSISLPDGTSAPTSLPAYVPRDADADIRTLISTGMKQGAFVLVIGRSSSGKTRLLYEAIRATAEDWRLLHPSDATTLKELAQAGISLPQTIVWLDEIQNYMSGENGLDPSTVRKLLGGEGPTIFVGTIWPDRYALYTESPMDYGSHIREREVLRLAEIVEVPDRLSTAERRRAGVVAGVDSRIALALEEKDYGMTQFLAAAPELVRRWTAAPDSYKAALITAAIDAVRLGTPSPVSLDLLRDLAPAYLTSSERAQASPSWFEDSLKYATALLLGATSALMPEGSECLPGEFNAVSVADYLLQYGTNYRRSTLPPKAVWDIYLRNTTNPDALLEMAHSAKDRTLFATAERFYLAAVAANAPEARIGFAAMLTERGRLDESIALLREALTLGDEYAFGDLAEALERRNAEGDEEEMLKVLYQGVRADDVEPSRLIRELIKRGRLDEAEAVMWGSLDSSELEVFLMLAEFLAERGRNEECLTVLRRGVSQVHSLIENDSEYRSSWYSYYILERLHSSLGDTDAAESALRRGVEACDNSVSIHEDLARFLFSAKRTTEAIELLNDRYAQGCASCGRMLADHYLEAGNPERAKEYLRGVLGKIQYVSSSLARQLEKEGDLAEAERILRNDGRPEERADISLVNFLARQGRFAEAIETCKDVVKSGDYMSYRNLQDLLELHGDRLEFEQIRDHGMEVEYFN, encoded by the coding sequence GTGTGGCTCTCGACCGTGGTCATCGCACTCGCTACCGCCCTTGCGCCTGAGGTATCCAAGCTCCTGGAGACAGAGAGAGCGTCTAGAGCCAGAAGGCGCGAGTTGCTTGAAGCACGGAAAGCGAAGGCTGAAGATGTACTAGCAGCAGAACGCGGTGCGCGAGCAGCACTTCCGACTGTCGCTCAATGCAACCCACGCAGATTAGGGGTGCACTCGTCGATCAGCCTACCGGACGGCACGTCGGCTCCCACGAGCCTACCCGCATACGTTCCCCGAGACGCAGACGCTGACATTCGCACCCTCATATCGACGGGAATGAAACAAGGTGCCTTCGTCCTAGTTATCGGCCGATCGTCAAGCGGCAAGACTAGGCTGCTATACGAGGCGATTCGCGCCACTGCAGAAGATTGGAGACTCCTGCATCCCTCAGACGCCACAACGCTGAAGGAGCTCGCACAGGCAGGAATCTCGCTTCCGCAGACGATCGTATGGCTTGACGAAATTCAGAACTACATGTCCGGAGAGAACGGACTCGACCCTAGTACGGTACGGAAGCTGCTGGGAGGTGAAGGACCAACAATATTCGTGGGAACTATCTGGCCAGATCGTTACGCGCTTTACACCGAGTCGCCAATGGACTATGGCAGCCATATTCGAGAGCGGGAAGTACTACGACTGGCAGAGATAGTCGAGGTTCCAGACAGATTATCCACTGCGGAACGGCGGCGGGCCGGGGTGGTTGCAGGAGTTGACTCAAGGATCGCTTTAGCGCTTGAGGAAAAAGACTACGGCATGACTCAGTTCTTGGCGGCCGCGCCTGAGTTGGTACGCCGGTGGACGGCTGCCCCTGATTCTTACAAAGCAGCGCTTATCACAGCGGCGATCGACGCAGTCAGGCTCGGTACGCCTAGCCCTGTCTCTCTAGATCTCTTGCGCGATCTTGCACCGGCCTACTTGACCAGCTCGGAGAGAGCTCAAGCAAGTCCGAGTTGGTTCGAAGATTCGCTCAAGTACGCCACCGCGCTGCTACTAGGAGCGACATCGGCCCTAATGCCAGAGGGCAGCGAATGCCTTCCCGGCGAGTTTAACGCCGTGAGTGTCGCGGATTATCTACTGCAGTACGGCACCAATTATCGCCGCTCCACACTTCCCCCGAAGGCCGTGTGGGACATATACCTTCGAAACACGACTAATCCTGACGCTCTCCTCGAAATGGCGCATAGCGCCAAGGACCGCACACTCTTTGCTACCGCAGAGCGCTTCTACCTGGCTGCAGTCGCGGCCAATGCCCCTGAGGCGAGGATCGGATTCGCCGCAATGCTTACCGAGCGGGGCCGCCTTGATGAGTCGATCGCACTGCTGCGAGAAGCACTAACCCTTGGCGACGAATACGCTTTCGGGGACTTGGCGGAGGCACTGGAGCGGAGGAATGCCGAAGGCGATGAAGAAGAAATGCTAAAGGTCCTATATCAAGGAGTAAGAGCTGACGATGTTGAACCATCGAGACTGATTAGAGAATTGATCAAACGTGGGAGGCTCGACGAGGCCGAAGCAGTAATGTGGGGGTCGCTTGACTCCTCCGAGCTAGAGGTCTTTCTAATGCTCGCGGAATTCCTTGCGGAACGAGGCAGAAACGAAGAATGTTTGACCGTCCTGCGCCGAGGTGTTTCGCAAGTTCATAGTCTCATAGAGAACGATTCTGAATACAGGAGCAGTTGGTACAGCTACTACATTCTTGAGCGCCTCCACTCCTCGCTTGGCGACACGGACGCCGCAGAGTCTGCGCTTAGGCGCGGCGTAGAAGCTTGCGACAACAGCGTTTCGATTCATGAAGATCTGGCCCGATTCCTCTTTAGCGCCAAGCGAACGACGGAGGCCATTGAGCTTTTGAATGATCGCTACGCTCAGGGGTGCGCCTCTTGCGGTCGGATGCTCGCGGACCACTACCTAGAGGCGGGCAATCCCGAGCGCGCCAAGGAATACCTCCGTGGCGTCCTCGGAAAGATCCAATATGTGTCGTCTTCGCTCGCCAGACAGCTAGAGAAGGAAGGTGACTTGGCTGAGGCAGAGCGCATTTTACGCAACGATGGACGCCCAGAAGAACGGGCAGACATTTCCCTCGTAAATTTCCTGGCTCGACAGGGTCGGTTTGCAGAAGCGATCGAAACCTGCAAGGATGTCGTTAAGTCGGGCGATTACATGTCATATCGAAACCTCCAAGATCTGCTCGAATTGCATGGCGACCGGCTTGAGTTCGAGCAGATACGGGATCACGGTATGGAAGTGGAGTACTTCAACTGA
- a CDS encoding IS1380 family transposase produces the protein MQLTAWSRDLRVTAGGSGVVSHVGAALLRLLADRAGLTVALSAGLARAGWWPVHDRGRVLVDLAVMIADGGEAIADIDVLRHQQEVFGSVASDTTVWRALDEIGVVQLRRIAKARAKVRARMWQLLGGPPAARAAGRDIGTGVVVLDVDSTIVIAHSDKEGAAATYKHTYGFHPILVTCDNTAELLAITLRPGNAGANTAADHLDVLAQAVAQVPAKHRRHLLIRGDSAAATHAVLDWPHEQDSKRGRRVEYSLGWSIGEPERTAITALPASAWSPAINADGGVRDGAAVAELTGLLPLPGWPAGMRVIVRRERPHPGAQLTLFEDRDGWRYTAFATNTPVGVLQWLEARHRAHARVEDRIRCAKDTGLGRLPSREFAINQAWCIAAAIAVDLIAWLQLIGLDGDLAKAEPKRLRYRILHTAARLVHGQRRRTLRIPSRWPWAEQITAAFNRIAAIPDPG, from the coding sequence GTGCAGCTTACGGCGTGGTCGCGGGATCTGCGGGTTACCGCGGGTGGTTCGGGTGTGGTGTCGCACGTCGGTGCGGCGTTGCTGCGGTTGCTGGCGGATCGGGCCGGGTTGACCGTGGCGTTGTCGGCGGGGCTGGCCCGGGCCGGCTGGTGGCCGGTGCATGATCGGGGTCGGGTGCTGGTCGACCTCGCGGTGATGATCGCTGACGGTGGGGAAGCGATCGCGGACATCGACGTGCTGCGCCACCAGCAGGAGGTGTTCGGGTCGGTGGCCTCGGACACCACGGTGTGGCGGGCCCTGGACGAGATCGGCGTGGTGCAGCTGCGGCGCATCGCCAAGGCCCGGGCGAAGGTACGCGCCCGGATGTGGCAACTGCTCGGCGGCCCACCGGCGGCACGGGCGGCGGGCCGGGACATCGGCACCGGCGTGGTGGTCCTCGATGTGGATTCCACGATCGTGATCGCGCACAGCGACAAGGAAGGCGCCGCGGCCACCTACAAGCACACCTACGGCTTCCACCCGATCCTGGTCACCTGCGACAACACCGCCGAGCTGCTCGCCATCACGCTGCGGCCGGGCAACGCCGGCGCGAACACGGCCGCCGATCACCTCGACGTGCTCGCCCAAGCCGTCGCGCAGGTCCCCGCGAAACACCGCCGGCACCTGCTCATCCGCGGTGACTCCGCCGCAGCCACCCACGCCGTCCTTGACTGGCCCCACGAGCAGGACAGCAAACGCGGCCGGCGGGTCGAGTACTCCCTCGGCTGGTCGATCGGCGAACCCGAACGCACCGCCATCACCGCCCTACCCGCCTCGGCGTGGTCGCCGGCGATCAACGCTGATGGCGGTGTGCGTGATGGCGCCGCCGTCGCCGAACTGACCGGCCTGCTGCCCCTGCCAGGCTGGCCGGCCGGGATGCGGGTCATCGTCCGGCGGGAGCGCCCCCACCCCGGCGCCCAACTGACCCTGTTCGAGGACCGCGATGGCTGGCGCTACACCGCCTTCGCCACCAACACCCCGGTAGGTGTCTTGCAGTGGTTGGAGGCCCGTCACCGGGCCCACGCCCGCGTCGAGGACCGGATCCGCTGCGCCAAGGACACCGGCCTGGGGCGGCTACCCTCCCGCGAGTTCGCCATCAACCAGGCCTGGTGCATTGCCGCAGCGATCGCCGTCGACCTCATCGCGTGGCTGCAGCTCATCGGCCTCGACGGCGACCTGGCCAAGGCCGAACCGAAACGGCTGCGCTACCGGATCCTGCACACCGCCGCCCGCCTCGTGCACGGCCAACGCCGCCGCACGCTGCGCATCCCGTCCAGGTGGCCCTGGGCCGAACAGATCACCGCCGCGTTCAACCGGATCGCGGCCATCCCCGACCCCGGCTGA
- a CDS encoding transposase, with the protein MELLDHGLMAVGRKLSVAAPKKYPDELRQRAVRLYRESDPKPVIRRLAEQLGVHHEALRNWIRQAEADADERHDRPTSEMAEENRRLRREVAELRRANEILKAASAYFAAELDPTRRRS; encoded by the coding sequence ATGGAGCTTCTTGATCATGGTCTGATGGCCGTGGGGAGGAAGTTGTCCGTGGCAGCACCGAAGAAGTACCCCGATGAGCTACGTCAGCGCGCTGTGCGTTTGTACCGCGAGTCGGATCCGAAGCCGGTGATCCGGCGCCTGGCCGAGCAGCTTGGTGTGCATCACGAGGCGTTGCGGAACTGGATCCGCCAAGCCGAGGCCGACGCCGACGAGCGTCACGACCGGCCGACCAGCGAGATGGCGGAGGAGAACCGCCGGCTGCGCAGGGAGGTCGCCGAGTTGCGGCGGGCGAACGAGATCCTGAAGGCCGCGAGCGCGTATTTCGCGGCGGAGCTCGACCCGACCCGGCGACGGTCATGA